The stretch of DNA TTTTGCGCCTGCAACAAGAAAGGCAAGAAGAGTAGGAAGCCAAAATAGCATCCCTTCATTGGTTTTTTTTTCATATTCGTGTTAAAATTATAATCGGTTTTCAAATCAATGCGCCTTATCTCCTGACATAACTGAACTGGTTTCAATTTATTGCCATTCGCTACCGTTTTTTGTTCGCCATTTTGAAAAGGGCTTTTTACACCTTTTCCACCGAGGGTCAATCCAGATGGGATTGGGTTGGGATTTCAATGGCAATTTCAAATTCAATGGCAATGGCAATGGCAATGGCAATGGCGCTTTCAATGGCAATGGCAATATCAAATTCAATGGCAATGACAATATCAAATTCAATGGCAATGGCAATATCAAATTCAATGGCAATGGCAATGGCAAATTCAATGGCAATGGCGATGGCGCTTTCAATGGCAATTTCAATGACAATGGCAATGGCAATGGCGCTTTCAATGGCAATGGCAATGGCAATATCAAATTCAATGGCAATGGCAATATCAAATTCAATGGCGATGGCAATGTCTCTTGTGTCGCTGCGCCGCCACATCAACCTACAACTCTCCCTCGCCAGACCCCCGCAAAAAACCTCCATTGCCTCTTTCCCTGCAATAACTCCGCGTCCAAAAAAAAAACCGCTGCTACGGGCTTTTTACGCCTTTTCTACCGAGGGTCAATCCCGATGGGATTGGGTGGGCTGGGGGGATTTCAATGGCAATGGCTGGGGTTTGCCCCAACCCTCCAATAAAGTCTCGACACATCTTATATGATCTTATATTCCTTATATGGTTCAAAGCTAGGCCCAAGCCAAACCTCCATTATCTCCCCCCCTCCAATAACTCCACGTCCAAAAAAACGCTTTCGACTTATCAACCTTACAACTTACAACCTCCCAAAAACCACTTTCCATTCAAAAATCACCACCTACCATCCCCAAACTACCCATTACCCTCTAGCCCTTCTATTCTACGGCAATTACCCTGAATTTGCTGATAAATCAAGCCGAAAGGCCAATATCTACAGCCAAAACACAAAACCCACAGCATGTTAAATCTAAAAAACAAACGAACGAACACATCCCACCCTCAGCCTTTAGTATACCATAAAACCAAATTTTTCAACCCACGTATCCTAGGATTTTCCTGGGTAACCCCAAAAAGCAGTTTTGTATTAGTCTTATTTCTCGTAGTATGGTTCTTTGCACAAAAAGAACTGCTTACCTCAGGGGAAGGCGGGCTGCTAATTAGCTTTGCCTTTCCCTTCCTTCTTTTTACTTTTTTATTATTCAAGTTCTATTTCAGCTTTAAAGCAGAACAGGCCAAAGTCATTGAAGATTTGCGAATCAAACTTTCTGCTGACTTGCATGATGACGTTGGTGCCATTTTATCTGGATTGGCTATGCAGGCAGAAATACTGGAATGCTTTGTCGCACCTGCCCAAAAAGAAAATGTACTACACCTTGCTGAAATGAGTAGGCACGCCATGGCTCAGATGCGCGACACTGTTTGGGCCTTAGATGCCAGAAAAGACAATTGGGGAGGTCTCATCGATCGCTTACACGATCACGCAGCTGAAATTCTTGAACCCAGGCAAATTGCCTTTTCTATCAAAATCGAGGGCATCAACCGCCAAAAAAACCTCGCAGCAGACATCCGGCAACACCTTTACCTCATCGGAAAAGAAGCCATCACCAACGCCGCTAAACATTCTAATGCAGACCAATTGAGTATCCTGCTCCGGCAAAAAGACGACCTACTGGAAATGTTCATCCAAGATAATGGTCAGCTGGATGAAAATCAAAGTCTAAAAACTTCCGGTCTAGGTTTATCCAATATAACCCACCGAGCCCAGCAAATTGGCGCTAAACTCAGCATTAGCCAACACAATGGATTTGGGATTTCGCTGTGCATACGGGCTTTGGCATAAAATAACCCAGCATGATTATTATTTCACTTTATTTGGTGTTGGCCGGCTCGATGAAATGGATCGAGTCGGTTTTATTGCCGAATACCATACAAATCTTACCCATTACTTGATCTAAATTACTCATCACTCAAGTTGAATTTTTTTCAAAAAAAAAAGGACAATTTGAATTCAAAACACACCATTAAGCAGAAACACTTGTTTCTAACATCCAAAAAATCAAAATCATGTTTTTTATTATTATCATCTTTTTTTCCATTTGCTGGACCATCAATTACCTGAAATTTCGCAGCGAAATAGCTTCTTTAAAAGAGAACCCTGAAGCAAAGATCATCCCTTTATCCAGCCACAACTTATACCCAAAAAAACCTGCGTCCAGCTCCAAAAACATTTTCCAAATGGAGCAGCAAACAAAAAGGGGCTCCCTGGTAAAAGCACAATAAATAAAAAAACCATAAACCTATAACCCAAACTAAACATGAAAAAGAATAAAATCAAAGTAAGTATCGTAAGCAATGAATTAAGCCCAGCAGTGAAAGAAGAAATGTGGGATGTGTACAGTAAATATTACGACTACAGCAAAGCCTATTTTATGGAAAGAATGGAGAAAAACAACTTCTTCTCTCTTTATACTGTCGAAGGTAAGATCGTCGGCTTTACCGGATTGCGTATTAACCGTACCACCATCAATGGTAAGAAAAGATTGTTGATCTATTTTGGTCAAACCATCATTGATTCGAATTATAGAGGGAAGTCATTGATCCCTACAACTGGTGCCAAACTTTGTCTGAAGTATCTGCCGGAAATACTAAGTGCTAAAACCTACTTCTGGGCAGACTGCCTTACCTACAAGGCTTATTTGGTTTTTGCGAAAACGCTTGAAAACTATTATCCTTCCTATAAAAATGACCAAGTAGATGATGAGAAAGCCGTGGTTGATTATATTGGACAAACCCATTATCCAGATACTTATTGCCCTAAAACAGGAACAGTCCTCAAAGACAGTGTGGTAGTCACCGACACAACCACCATGCAACTTCCTTTTAAATACCATCAGGATAAGGACATTAATTTCTACACCAAAGCCAATCCTTTCTTTGAAAAGGGGAATGGACTAATCACCTTGGGGCCTGTCAATTTTGCCAATTTTACGATATTGTTAAAAAGGATGCTACGTAAAACCATTGGATCAATCCCTCAAAGAGCCCCTCAACCCATTTTTGCGACCACTTAATGTAAAACAATTTAACAAACCATAGCCGCAGACACTATGAAAAACCCCATCTGCGATTTACATATTCACGCTGGCCTCAAGGCTTTTGCTGCCCATGGACATCCCGAATTCAATCAAAGGAGTATATGGGAAAAATTTCCCGAAAGAAGCAAAGAACTTCAGCAATTGAATCCTGCCCTTAAAGCTGCCATTGCGGATGTAGGTAAAGCCTCGCAGGGACACCTTGATGGCTGTGCCCAAGCGAATGTAAGAGCGCTCTTTTTGGCTATTTATCCCATCGAACAACAGATGTTTGATATGCAGCCCCAAAAGCCTTTCAAAACATTGTTCAGCCTCGTATTAAAGGGAAAACAACCAACATACCTGGGGTCAAGCATATCTGGGATTCCTCCTGAAAAAATAGAAGGTATTCTGGACCGTATGAGGAATGGGAAAGACGTTGGCGTTGATTATTTTCAGCAATTCTTACAGGAAAGAGCCTATCTTTTGGATCAAACCAGGATTCCCTCTCCTACCACCAAGCAATCTTTTAAAATAGCAAATAACTATGCTGCCTTTAAACAACAACTGAGCGATGGTAAGACCCTGAGTATTATTCAAACCGTAGAAGGCGGACATGCTTTTGGCCATTACCTTTTCAATTCTACCTTTAAGAAACCTTTTGAAGCACTTACTAAAGAAGAGAAAACAACCTTGGAGCAATCCTTTCATCAAAACATATTACGCGTTAAAAGAGAAGTAGATGGCATAGCCGCACCCTTTTTTGTAACCTTCTGTCACCACTACAATAACCAATTGGCAGGTCATGCCAGAAGTTTTTCCGGCAAATCCAATCTCCTGAATGGCCTGAGTTGGCCTAACCTTCCCGGCATGCGGCATTTATTAGACCAAGTGCCAAATATGAGGGAAGGATTTACACCGCTTGGCCGAGCCGTCATTCGGCTCATGCTGGACCGGCGACAAGGGAAACGAATGCTCATTGACTCCAAACATATGAGCATCGCCTCTCGACAAGAATTTTACCAACTTATCCGACAAATGCGAGAGCAGGATAATGATTCTGTACCCATTGTACATAGCCATGGTGCAATCAGTGGCTTGAATACCCTGGAAGAAGCCTCCCATGTAACGGAAAATGAACAACTGGATAAAGGGCAGTTTTTCAGCCGATGGAGGATCAACCTGACCAATGAGGATATTGTAGAAACATTTGATTCCGATGGGATAATAGGTATCGTCCTACATGAGGGCCGCATGCCTGGACAGGCTTTTGCCAAGGAGGCTAAAGCTTTAAAGAAGAAGATAAAAAAAGCCAAAGAAGCCTCATTAAAGACGGCACTTACGCAACAATTAAAAGATCTATACCTGAAACTAATCTGGTCTAACATCTTCCATATCATAAAAGTCATCAAAGACCAACGAAACGAGAACGGCTGGAAACTACTTGGCTTTGGAAGTGACTTTGATGGCCTCATCAACCCGCTGGATAGCTATGCCGAAGCAGCCACCTTTGCACAGCTCGGCCCCGATATGATCAGTTATTTCAATGCGGGGAAGGAAATTCTTTGGGTGGACCATGGCATAACCAAAGCCATCCCACCGGCTGAACTACAAAGTTTATTATTTGGCAAATCCATTGAACGGCGGATGGAGGAGGTTTTGTTCGAAAATACCGACCACTTTCTTTCTAAATATTTTACAGCGGCGTATTTGACGGAGCAGGGATAAGAAATTCGATGGATTACACCTTAGGAGCATGTCGTTTGCACCCTGCGCTAGCTTGTTAGTCATCAATTTTTAGAAAAAAAAAACTTTATTCTATTAAATTTCGTTAAATAATGTATATTTACGTTATAAACTATAAATATGCGTCATTTAACGAAAGCCCAGGAAGAAATAATGCAACTCATTTGGGACATTGGTGAGTGTACCGTCGGTGACCTCCGAAATGAGATTGAAAAACGAACTGGCAAAAAACCGCCACATAGTACCGTATCAGCCATCGTGTTGGCTTTGGATAAACACGCGTTTTTGACCCACAAAACCTACGGCCGCACCTTTGTCTACCAGGCTGCTATGACCCGCGAGCAGTACGGTCGCCGCTCCCTCAAAGACCTCATCACGGATTATTTTGGCGGTTCTCCTAATCGCCTGGTTGCCCACCTTGCCAAACGGGAAAACCTGGATATCGATGAAGTAACTGATCTCTTGCGTAAACTCGAAGAAGAATGACAGGGGCCTGGATGGAATACCTGCTGCGATTGACGCTTATTTGGGCGGCACTGCTTTTCTATTATCATTTCTTCTTTTCCCAAAATGACAATTGGGCGTTGAAAAGGCGGTTCTTGCTAGGCGCCTATCTATTGGGGCTAGTCATCCCAAGCTTACCAGCCATAGGTGTCGCAACAAAGAATTTACCACTTAGCAGCATACCATTAGACACCTACTTTGTGGTGCTTAATAATCCGCTTATACCCCAAACGGAAGGCCCTTTCGCCTTTAGCTGGCCCTTGCTCCTATTGAGTATCTATCTATTGGGAACCTTGGTTCAATTGATCCGTCTAAGCCGACATTTCCTACAATTGTGGTATTGGAACAGAGAAGGTATAAAAAGTTCCTTTGGGTCCTTCAAAGTCGTTCGGCACGCAACCATCTCCTCCCCTTTTGCAGCTGGGAACCGTATTTTCTTACCCCTACACTTAGCACCCAAAGTAGAAGAGGTAGCCTATTTACACGAAGCTGCCCATTTACAACATGCACACACCGCAGAACGCTTGCCTATGATTTTAGGTCAAGTCTTTCTATGGTTCCATCCGCTGCAATGGCTGTTCGATCGGGAATTATCAGCAGTTCAAGAATTCCAGGCCGACGAAGTCGTCACCCAAGCCATTTCAAAAAAAGAATATGGTCATATCTTAATACAGCAGTCTATGCTTCCACTTGATCACTGGCAGCCCGGACTCTTTGCATCACCTTTAAAAAAACGAATTCATATGATGATTAGAAAGAAAAATAAGCAGCCTTGGCGTTCTCCTCAAATTTTGATCTTTTTAGGTCTAGTAAGTGTACTATTATTTGCTTGTAGTGACCTTTTGGGGCCTGCAGAATTACGGACAAAAGATATTCTTCCATATACTCAGGTAGACCAACAGGCGAGCCTCTTAACTAGTCCTTTAGACGCTTCTAAACCTGGCTCCAGTATTGACCACACGTTGTTAGAAACCATTTACAAAAACATCAAATATCCTGCCTCCGCCAGACAATCAGGAACCCAAGCACAAATCAAAGCCGAATTTGTAATTGATCAAAATGGTAAATTAAATCAGCTCCAAGTATTCGAATTTAAACAAAATGAATTAGAAGAGTCATTGGAAAAGATTGTGGTGGTCGGTTATGGAGACACTTCTAATGATAAAGCGAAGCGGGATACCCAAGCCCTGCTGAAGGAAGTAGAGCGGGTTTTACAGGAGTTACCAGATTGGCGGCCAGCGAAAAAGGAGGGAAAAGCCGTGCCAGTCGCTATAGCCTTGGGGTTTCATTATAAGCTGGAGTAATTAATATCCTAAAAGGGTTGAAGCCGACATAAGTAATAAGATATGCAGCTTTAGCCGAGCGAGACATCAGTAGTTTGGCCAGATACCCTTCAGGTAAACTACTGATGTCTTACTCCTTATTGCAGTCCATATTTTGTTTTCTCTTCGACCGTCATTTCTGGGAGAAAGCCTGGCGTTGATAGTCGATCATACAGCGTAGTAGGCAATGGCCATAATTTGGCGCCCCCTCCCTCGTCCTGGGTTAAAACAAAGCGATTATCCGGAGAAAAACCGGCATTTTTTATATTTCTCTCATGGCCATCCAGGTCCGCCAGTTTATTACCATCCAGATCCCATAACTGGACGAGTTGCTTGGAATAAGTTAGTACTAAACTGTTATCCGGCGATAAGCGAGCAAAAGTTGACGAGCGATTATCCTTATAATCTATTAGCAGCCGGGGTTCATAACCTGTGTCAAAAACGGATTGGGGTTTGACATCCAGGACTGTTGAAAAGGTCCGATACAATGTACCATCAGGCTGCCAAAGGGTAATTTGCCCATTTTCATAAAACCCATATACCAACTGCCCATCTGGCGAAAAATTAAACTGCCCCCGTGTTTGTTGAGGGTCTATATTCACGTGATCTGTCTTATTTTCCGCCTCTATTAAGGCCTCCAGTTTTTCCAGATCAAATAATTGATAACGTAATCCGGTGTTTGCAAAAGTCAATAAGCGTTTCCCATTCGGAGACAGGAGAAATTTCTCCCCACTGAATAGTTTACCCGGGGTGATCAATAGGGTTGTTTCCAGTTTTACTAAATATTTATCATCTGATCCCTGTGCATATTGCTTATTCATTCCCCATATTCTAACAGGTCCAAAATTGGAACTTGTAACAGCATAATTGTCTTCATCGAAAAACTGCACAAGTTGGAAGTCTGGCACGCCTCCAAAGGCCTCTATTCGATTAGAAGTCAGGCCTTTTGTTCCATAAAATCGCAACTCATCAAGCAATTCTCCTTTGAGGTTCCACAGATGGATTTCATCTTGACCAGGTATGCTGACGATGATTTCTCCGGTCGGAGAAAAGGCCGGTTCTTTGATATTAGTGAAAGTGGCGTCGGTTTTTTCCCATTGATTACCCTTTCTTTTCCACAAATGAGCAGTAGCATCTTCAAAAACAGCCAGAAAATAAAGACTATTACTAGAAAAAAGGATGGTTTGAACTTCTCCAATCTCCGCCATCATGGCTGTTATTTGCGTTTTATCAAGGCGCCAAATCGTAGCTTCCTTGCCCCTACCATGAGCAATAAAAAACATATCATCAGGAGAATAGACCATTTCATAGCTACTTGTCGTTTCCAGTTGCACCGCTGCTAATACAGATCCTAGGGTGTCAAATAATAGGATTTCATTAGCCATAGAGTACGCTTTCATAAAAGTTCCATCCTCTGAAAATAGGATAGATTTGAAACGCATCTGTTGTCCGCCTAACGGGATAACAAAATTGTCTCGTAGGGCAAAAATGTCTATTGAATTGGATTGAGACTCCAAAAACAACTGCTGGTTGTCAGCCGAAATAACGGCAATATTACTTACCTCATAGGGTGGCATGGGAAAACGCTCCACACCCGACAAATCCATTATTTTAAAACGTTCTGGAACATTGTGAAAAAGGATGGAACGGCCATCAGGGGAAA from Saprospiraceae bacterium encodes:
- a CDS encoding histidine kinase, with amino-acid sequence MLNLKNKRTNTSHPQPLVYHKTKFFNPRILGFSWVTPKSSFVLVLFLVVWFFAQKELLTSGEGGLLISFAFPFLLFTFLLFKFYFSFKAEQAKVIEDLRIKLSADLHDDVGAILSGLAMQAEILECFVAPAQKENVLHLAEMSRHAMAQMRDTVWALDARKDNWGGLIDRLHDHAAEILEPRQIAFSIKIEGINRQKNLAADIRQHLYLIGKEAITNAAKHSNADQLSILLRQKDDLLEMFIQDNGQLDENQSLKTSGLGLSNITHRAQQIGAKLSISQHNGFGISLCIRALA
- a CDS encoding BlaI/MecI/CopY family transcriptional regulator — its product is MRHLTKAQEEIMQLIWDIGECTVGDLRNEIEKRTGKKPPHSTVSAIVLALDKHAFLTHKTYGRTFVYQAAMTREQYGRRSLKDLITDYFGGSPNRLVAHLAKRENLDIDEVTDLLRKLEEE
- a CDS encoding M56 family metallopeptidase; the protein is MTGAWMEYLLRLTLIWAALLFYYHFFFSQNDNWALKRRFLLGAYLLGLVIPSLPAIGVATKNLPLSSIPLDTYFVVLNNPLIPQTEGPFAFSWPLLLLSIYLLGTLVQLIRLSRHFLQLWYWNREGIKSSFGSFKVVRHATISSPFAAGNRIFLPLHLAPKVEEVAYLHEAAHLQHAHTAERLPMILGQVFLWFHPLQWLFDRELSAVQEFQADEVVTQAISKKEYGHILIQQSMLPLDHWQPGLFASPLKKRIHMMIRKKNKQPWRSPQILIFLGLVSVLLFACSDLLGPAELRTKDILPYTQVDQQASLLTSPLDASKPGSSIDHTLLETIYKNIKYPASARQSGTQAQIKAEFVIDQNGKLNQLQVFEFKQNELEESLEKIVVVGYGDTSNDKAKRDTQALLKEVERVLQELPDWRPAKKEGKAVPVAIALGFHYKLE